From a single Strix uralensis isolate ZFMK-TIS-50842 chromosome 25, bStrUra1, whole genome shotgun sequence genomic region:
- the ADGRB2 gene encoding adhesion G protein-coupled receptor B2 isoform X3 encodes MVRPGSPSPEHTGKCHRMTAAGPLLLAVISSLLWLTRGFDPAPSACSALASGVLYGSFSLKDLFPTISSGCSWTLENPDPTKYSLYLRFNREEQVCTHFSPMVLPLDHYLANYTCDPRGEAASPLPAHQRPEEEEEEEEAELELCEGAGPFTFLHFDKNFVQLCLAAEPEAAPRLLAPQALEFRFVEVLLINNNNSSQFTCSVLCRWLEECLQAPGARRCGFTHAGCSCQAENPPAPRRNGTRHAARTPAPPPAAADCCPTDLHSANADDFDLPEVPHGNAVEENQKVKTQWPRSADEPGVYMAQTGDPAAEEWSQWSVCSLTCGQGSQVRTRSCVSSPYGTLCSGLLRETRTCNNTATCPVHGAWEEWSPWSLCSVTCGRGARTRTRRCVAPRRGGKACEGPELQAKPCNIATCLVEGQWLEWGAWSRCSVTCANGTQQRTRKCSVSAHGWAECRGAHADARECSNPTCPTDSKWGPWNHWSLCSKTCDTGWQRRFRMCEGTGVQGYPCEGSGEEVKTCNEKKCPAYHEMCKDEYVMLMTWKKTAAGEVTYNKCPPNATGSASRRCLLSPHGVAYWGVPSFARCVSHEYRYLHLSLREHLAKGQRVLAGEGMSQVVRSLLELVARKTYYSGDLLFSVEILRNVTDTFKRATYTPSSEDVQRFFQVVSYMVDAENRDKWEDAQQVSPGSVHLMKVVEDFIHLVGDALKAFQSSLIVTDNLVTSIQREPVSAVSSDINFPMKGRRGMKDWARSSEDKLFIPREVLSLASAETEESSHFVIGAVLYRTLGLILPPPRTPLAVTSKVLMVTVRPPTKPAEPLVLVELSHIINGTSHPQCVTWDYSRTDAGLGNWDTESCQTLETLPAHTKCQCRQLATFAVLAQLPRDLAMDPSGTPSVPLMIGCAVSCMALLTLLVIYAAFWRFIKSERSIILLNFCVSILASNILILVGQSQMLSKGVCTMTAAFLHFFFLSSFCWVLTEAWQSYLAVIGRIRTRLVRKRFLCLGWGLPALVVAVSVGFTRTKGYGTASYCWLSLEGGLLYAFVGPAAVIVLVNMLVGIIVFNKLMSRDGISDKSKKQRAGASLWSSCVVLPLLALTWMSAVLAMTDRRSILFQVLFAVFNSVQGFVIITVHGFLRREVQDVVKCQMGGCRSEENENSPDSCKNGQVQILTDFEKDVDLACQTVLFKEVNTCNPATITGTLSRISLDGDEDPKLNTTSEGGLGFSSLPGNIPPTSILVQVPKMTPNVVAGLSELGDPPAQPLSLEAPGPVYLCTESSLRPLDYGWLRAPEPPRESDYMMLPRRTGSLKPFPRDEGTLGPGTEEGVPGGTGRPVAEGDAYPGFVAVDHVNVNLNQPYGTVKTPYGLQFKQHPTVRQILASELSERSRTMPRTVPGSAMKVGSLERKRLRYSDLDFEKVMHTRKRHSELYHELNQKFHTLDRYRAPAAGSSKREKRWSVSSGGADKSVANDAASPEEPQAPAAPPKPWSTFKAMTLGSLPSAHRDRLELRCADWEGPCAGLDVTDGDFQTEV; translated from the exons ATGGTGAGGCCGGGCTCACCCTCGCCGGAGCACACG GGCAAATGCCATAGGATGACCGCTGCTGGTCCCCTCTTACTGGCTGTGATATCGTCTCTCCTGTGGCTCACGCGGGGCTTCGACCCGGCTCCCAGCGCCTGCTCCGCTCTGGCCTCTGGTGTCCTCTACGGCTCCTTCTCCCTCAAGGACCTCTTCCCCACCATCTCCTCTGGCTGCTCCTGGACCCTGGAGAACCCCGACCCCACCAAGTACTCGCTCTACCTCCGCTTCAACCGGGAGGAGCAGGTCTGCACCCACTTCTCGCCCATGGTGCTGCCACTCGACCACTACCTGGCCAACTACACCTGCGACCCCCGCGGCGAGGCCgccagccccctgcccgcccaCCAGCggccagaggaggaagaggaggaggaggaagccgaGCTGGAGCTGTGCGAGGGCGCGGGGCCCTTCACCTTCCTCCATTTCGATAAGAACTTTGTGCAGCTTTGCCTGGCGGCCGAGCCCGAGGCGGCCCCCCGCCTCCTGGCCCCCCAAGCCCTGGAGTTTCGTTTCGTGGAGGTGCTGCTCATCAACAACAACAACTCCAGCCAGTTCACCTGCAGCGTGCTCTGCCGCTGGCTCGAGGAGTGTCTGCAGGCGCCCGGCGCCCGCCGCTGCGGCTTCACCCACGCCGGCTGCAGCTGCCAGGCGGAAAACCCGCCGGCACCCCGGCGCAACGGCACCCGGCACGCCGCCCGCACGCCCGCcccaccgcccgccgccgccgacTGCTGCCCCACCGACCTGCATTCTGCGAATGCCGATGATTTCGATCTGCCCGAGGTCCCGCACG GCAATGCGGTCGAGGAGAACCAGAAGGTGAAAACCCAGTGGCCACGGTCGGCGGACGAGCCAGGCGTCTACATGGCCCAGACAG GGGATCCGGCAGCGGAGGAATGGTCCCAGTGGAGCGTCTGCTCCCTGACGTGCGGGCAGGGCTCCCAGGTGCGGACGCGCTCCTGCGTCTCCTCGCCCTACGGCACGCTCTGCAGCGGGCTGCTCCGTGAGACACGCACCTGCAACAACACGGCCACCTGCCCAG TTCACGGCGCGTGGGAGGAGTGGTCCCCGTGGAGCCTGTGCTCAGTGACCTGCGGGCGAGGGGCCAGGACCAGGACGCGGCGGTGCGTGGCCCCGCGGCGCGGAGGGAAAGCCTGCGAGGGCCCCGAGCTGCAGGCCAAGCCCTGCAATATCGCGACCTGCCTGG TGGAAGGGCAGTGGCTGGAGTGGGGCGCCTGGAGCCGCTGCTCCGTCACCTGCGCCAACGGCACCCAGCAGCGGACGCGCAAGTGCAGCGTCTCGGCCCACGGCTGGGCCGAGTGCCGGGGGGCCCACGCCGACGCCCGGGAGTGCTCCAACCCCACCTGTCCCA CCGACAGCAAGTGGGGGCCGTGGAACCACTGGAGCCTCTGCTCCAAGACCTGCGACACGGGCTGGCAGCGCCGCTTCCGCATGTGCGAGGGCACCGGCGTGCAGGGCTACCCCTGCGAGGGCAGCGGCGAGGAGGTGAAGACCTGCAACGAGAAGAAGTGCCCAG CCTACCACGAGATGTGCAAGGATGAGTACGTCATGCTGATGACCTGGAAGAAAACGGCTGCCGGGGAGGTCACCTACAACAAATGTCCCCCCAACGCCACAG GGTCCGCCAGCCGCCGGTGCCTGCTGAGCCCCCACGGGGTCGCCTACTGGGGGGTCCCCAGCTTCGCCCGCTGCGTCTCCCACGAGTACCGATACTTGCATCTCTCA CTGCGGGAACACCTGGCCAAGGGGCAGCGGGTGCTGGCGGGCGAGGGCATGTCCCAGGTGGTGCGGAGTCTGCTGGAGCTCGTGGCCCGCAAGACCTACTACAGCGGGGACCTGCTCTTCTCCGTGGAGATCCTGCGCAACGTCACCGACACCTTCAAGAGGGCCACCTACACCCCGTCCTCCGAGGACGTGCAG CGCTTCTTCCAGGTGGTGAGCTACATGGTGGACGCGGAGAACCGGGACAAGTGGGAGGATGCTCAGCAG GTCTCGCCTGGCTCCGTGCACTTGATGAAGGTGGTGGAGGACTTCATCCACCTCGTGGGGGACGCGCTGAAGGCTTTCCAGAGCTCCCTCATCGTCACCGACAACCTGG TGACCAGTATCCAGCGGGAGCCCGTCTCGGCCGTCTCCAGCGACATCAACTTCCCCATGAAAGGGCGCCGGGGCATGAAGGATTGGGCCCGCAGCTCTGAGGACAAGCTCttcatccccagggaggtgctcAGCCTCGCCTCCGCCG aaACCGAGGAATCGTCCCACTTCGTCATCGGGGCCGTGCTCTACCGCACGCTGGGCCTcatcctgccccctccccg gacTCCCCTGGCCGTCACCTCCAAGGTGCTGATGGTGACGGTGCGCCCGCCGACCAAGCCCGCGGAGCCCCTCGTCCTGGTGGAGCTCTCCCACATCATCAAC GGCACGTCCCACCCGCAGTGCGTCACCTGGGACTACTCGAGGAC GGATGCTGGCTTGGGAAACTGGGACACGGAGAGCTGCCAAACCCTGGAGACCCTCCCCGCGCACACCAAATGCCAGTGCCGCCAGCTCGCCACCTTCGCCGTCCTCGCCCAGCTGCCCCGAGACCTG GCCATGGACCCCTCAGGCACCCCATCGGTGCCGCTGATGATCGGCTGCGCCGTCTCCTGCATGGCCCTGCTGACCCTGCTGGTGATCTACGCTGCCTTCTGGAG gttCATCAAGTCAGAGCGCTCCATCATCCTGCTCAACTTCTGCGTCTCCATCCTGGCCTCCAACATCCTCATCCTCGTGGGCCAGTCCCAGATGCTCAGCAAG GGCGTGTGCACCATGACGGCGGCCTTCCTCCACTTCTTCTTCCTCTCGTCCTTCTGCTGGGTGCTGACGGAGGCCTGGCAGTCCTACCTGGCGGTGATCGGCCGGATCCGGACACGCCTGGTCAGGAAACGCTTCCTGTGCTTGGGATGGG GGTTGCCAGCCCTTGTGGTCGCAGTCTCCGTCGGCTTCACGCGGACCAAAGGCTACGGGACGGCGAGCTA ctgctggctctCGCTGGAGGGCGGTTTGCTCTACGCCTTCGTGGGACCCGCCGCTGTCATCGTGCTG GTGAACATGCTGGTCGGCATCATCGTGTTCAACAAACTCATGTCCCGTGATGGCATTTCAGATAAGTCCAAAAAGCAGCGAGCTGG ggcaTCGCTGTGGAGCTCCTGCGTGGTCCTGCCTCTGCTGGCGCTGACCTGGATGTCGGCCGTGCTCGCCATGACCGACCGGCGCTCCATCCTCTTCCAGGTCCTCTTCGCCGTCTTCAACTCCGTCCAGGGCTTCGTCATCATCACCGTACACGGGTTCCTGCGCCGAGAG GTCCAGGATGTGGTGAAGTGTCAGATGGGGGGGTGCAGGAGCGAGGAGAATGAAAACTCGCCCGACTCCTGTAAGAACGGGCAAGTGCAGATCCTG acAGATTTTGAAAAGGACGTTGACCTGGCGTGTCAGACAG TGTTGTTCAAGGAGGTGAACACCTGCAACCCCGCCACCATCACGGGCACCTTGTCCCGGATCTCCCTGGACGGGGACGAAGATCCCAAGCTCAACACCACCTCGGAGGGTGGGCTGGGTTTCTCCAGCCTTCCAGGGAACATCCCCCCCACCAGCATCCTGGTCCAGGTCCCCAAAATGACACCCAACGTGGTGGCCGGCTTGAGCGAGCTGGGTGACCCGCCGGCACAGCCGCTGAGCCTGGAAGCGCCGGGTCCCGTCTACCTGTGCACGGAGAGCAGCCTGCGGCCCCTGGACTACGGCTGGCTGCGggcccccgagcccccccgcgAGAGCGACTACATGATGCTGCCCCGCCGGACCGGCAGCCTCAAGCCCTTTCCGCGGGACGAGGGTACCCTCGGTCCCGGCACCGAGGAGGGGGTGCCTGGTGGGACAGGACGCCCGGTAGCCGAGGGGGATGCTTACCCCGGCTTTGTCGCGGTGGATCACGTCAACGTGAACTTGAACCAGCCCTACGGGACAGTGAAGACCCCCTACGGCCTCCAGTTCAAGCAGCACCCCACTGTGCGGCAGATCCTGGCCTCGGAGCTGTCGGAGCGCAGCCGCACCATGCCCCGCACCGTCCCGGGCTCCGCCATGAAAGTGGGGTCCCTGGAG aggaagaggtTGCGATACTCCGATCTGGACTTTGAG AAGGTGATGCACACGCGGAAGCGCCACTCCGAGCTCTACCACGAGCTCAACCAGAAGTTTCACACGCTGGACCGGTACCGGGCCCCGGCTGCTGGCTCCTCCAAG CGAGAAAAGCGGTGGAGCGTCTCGTCGGGCGGCGCGGACAAGAGCGTGGCCAAC GATGCGGCCAGCCCTGAGGAGCCGCAGGCGCCGGCCGCGCCACCGAAGCCGTGGAGCACGTTCAAGGCGATGACGCTGGGGTCCCTGCCCAGCGCCCACCGGGACCGGCTGGAGCTGCGCTGCGCGGACTGGGAGGGCCCCTGCGCCGGCCTGGATGTGACCGACGGCGACTTCCAGACGGAGGTGTga
- the ADGRB2 gene encoding adhesion G protein-coupled receptor B2 isoform X4, translating into MVRPGSPSPEHTGKCHRMTAAGPLLLAVISSLLWLTRGFDPAPSACSALASGVLYGSFSLKDLFPTISSGCSWTLENPDPTKYSLYLRFNREEQVCTHFSPMVLPLDHYLANYTCDPRGEAASPLPAHQRPEEEEEEEEAELELCEGAGPFTFLHFDKNFVQLCLAAEPEAAPRLLAPQALEFRFVEVLLINNNNSSQFTCSVLCRWLEECLQAPGARRCGFTHAGCSCQAENPPAPRRNGTRHAARTPAPPPAAADCCPTDLHSANADDFDLPEVPHGNAVEENQKVKTQWPRSADEPGVYMAQTGDPAAEEWSQWSVCSLTCGQGSQVRTRSCVSSPYGTLCSGLLRETRTCNNTATCPVEGQWLEWGAWSRCSVTCANGTQQRTRKCSVSAHGWAECRGAHADARECSNPTCPTDSKWGPWNHWSLCSKTCDTGWQRRFRMCEGTGVQGYPCEGSGEEVKTCNEKKCPAYHEMCKDEYVMLMTWKKTAAGEVTYNKCPPNATGSASRRCLLSPHGVAYWGVPSFARCVSHEYRYLHLSLREHLAKGQRVLAGEGMSQVVRSLLELVARKTYYSGDLLFSVEILRNVTDTFKRATYTPSSEDVQRFFQVVSYMVDAENRDKWEDAQQVSPGSVHLMKVVEDFIHLVGDALKAFQSSLIVTDNLVTSIQREPVSAVSSDINFPMKGRRGMKDWARSSEDKLFIPREVLSLASAETEESSHFVIGAVLYRTLGLILPPPRTPLAVTSKVLMVTVRPPTKPAEPLVLVELSHIINGTSHPQCVTWDYSRTDAGLGNWDTESCQTLETLPAHTKCQCRQLATFAVLAQLPRDLAMDPSGTPSVPLMIGCAVSCMALLTLLVIYAAFWRFIKSERSIILLNFCVSILASNILILVGQSQMLSKGVCTMTAAFLHFFFLSSFCWVLTEAWQSYLAVIGRIRTRLVRKRFLCLGWGLPALVVAVSVGFTRTKGYGTASYCWLSLEGGLLYAFVGPAAVIVLVNMLVGIIVFNKLMSRDGISDKSKKQRAGSKPPPCGNLLLKCTKCGVVSSAAMTSATASSAMASLWSSCVVLPLLALTWMSAVLAMTDRRSILFQVLFAVFNSVQGFVIITVHGFLRREVQDVVKCQMGGCRSEENENSPDSCKNGQVQILTDFEKDVDLACQTVLFKEVNTCNPATITGTLSRISLDGDEDPKLNTTSEGGLGFSSLPGNIPPTSILVQVPKMTPNVVAGLSELGDPPAQPLSLEAPGPVYLCTESSLRPLDYGWLRAPEPPRESDYMMLPRRTGSLKPFPRDEGTLGPGTEEGVPGGTGRPVAEGDAYPGFVAVDHVNVNLNQPYGTVKTPYGLQFKQHPTVRQILASELSERSRTMPRTVPGSAMKVGSLERKRLRYSDLDFEKVMHTRKRHSELYHELNQKFHTLDRYRAPAAGSSKREKRWSVSSGGADKSVANDAASPEEPQAPAAPPKPWSTFKAMTLGSLPSAHRDRLELRCADWEGPCAGLDVTDGDFQTEV; encoded by the exons ATGGTGAGGCCGGGCTCACCCTCGCCGGAGCACACG GGCAAATGCCATAGGATGACCGCTGCTGGTCCCCTCTTACTGGCTGTGATATCGTCTCTCCTGTGGCTCACGCGGGGCTTCGACCCGGCTCCCAGCGCCTGCTCCGCTCTGGCCTCTGGTGTCCTCTACGGCTCCTTCTCCCTCAAGGACCTCTTCCCCACCATCTCCTCTGGCTGCTCCTGGACCCTGGAGAACCCCGACCCCACCAAGTACTCGCTCTACCTCCGCTTCAACCGGGAGGAGCAGGTCTGCACCCACTTCTCGCCCATGGTGCTGCCACTCGACCACTACCTGGCCAACTACACCTGCGACCCCCGCGGCGAGGCCgccagccccctgcccgcccaCCAGCggccagaggaggaagaggaggaggaggaagccgaGCTGGAGCTGTGCGAGGGCGCGGGGCCCTTCACCTTCCTCCATTTCGATAAGAACTTTGTGCAGCTTTGCCTGGCGGCCGAGCCCGAGGCGGCCCCCCGCCTCCTGGCCCCCCAAGCCCTGGAGTTTCGTTTCGTGGAGGTGCTGCTCATCAACAACAACAACTCCAGCCAGTTCACCTGCAGCGTGCTCTGCCGCTGGCTCGAGGAGTGTCTGCAGGCGCCCGGCGCCCGCCGCTGCGGCTTCACCCACGCCGGCTGCAGCTGCCAGGCGGAAAACCCGCCGGCACCCCGGCGCAACGGCACCCGGCACGCCGCCCGCACGCCCGCcccaccgcccgccgccgccgacTGCTGCCCCACCGACCTGCATTCTGCGAATGCCGATGATTTCGATCTGCCCGAGGTCCCGCACG GCAATGCGGTCGAGGAGAACCAGAAGGTGAAAACCCAGTGGCCACGGTCGGCGGACGAGCCAGGCGTCTACATGGCCCAGACAG GGGATCCGGCAGCGGAGGAATGGTCCCAGTGGAGCGTCTGCTCCCTGACGTGCGGGCAGGGCTCCCAGGTGCGGACGCGCTCCTGCGTCTCCTCGCCCTACGGCACGCTCTGCAGCGGGCTGCTCCGTGAGACACGCACCTGCAACAACACGGCCACCTGCCCAG TGGAAGGGCAGTGGCTGGAGTGGGGCGCCTGGAGCCGCTGCTCCGTCACCTGCGCCAACGGCACCCAGCAGCGGACGCGCAAGTGCAGCGTCTCGGCCCACGGCTGGGCCGAGTGCCGGGGGGCCCACGCCGACGCCCGGGAGTGCTCCAACCCCACCTGTCCCA CCGACAGCAAGTGGGGGCCGTGGAACCACTGGAGCCTCTGCTCCAAGACCTGCGACACGGGCTGGCAGCGCCGCTTCCGCATGTGCGAGGGCACCGGCGTGCAGGGCTACCCCTGCGAGGGCAGCGGCGAGGAGGTGAAGACCTGCAACGAGAAGAAGTGCCCAG CCTACCACGAGATGTGCAAGGATGAGTACGTCATGCTGATGACCTGGAAGAAAACGGCTGCCGGGGAGGTCACCTACAACAAATGTCCCCCCAACGCCACAG GGTCCGCCAGCCGCCGGTGCCTGCTGAGCCCCCACGGGGTCGCCTACTGGGGGGTCCCCAGCTTCGCCCGCTGCGTCTCCCACGAGTACCGATACTTGCATCTCTCA CTGCGGGAACACCTGGCCAAGGGGCAGCGGGTGCTGGCGGGCGAGGGCATGTCCCAGGTGGTGCGGAGTCTGCTGGAGCTCGTGGCCCGCAAGACCTACTACAGCGGGGACCTGCTCTTCTCCGTGGAGATCCTGCGCAACGTCACCGACACCTTCAAGAGGGCCACCTACACCCCGTCCTCCGAGGACGTGCAG CGCTTCTTCCAGGTGGTGAGCTACATGGTGGACGCGGAGAACCGGGACAAGTGGGAGGATGCTCAGCAG GTCTCGCCTGGCTCCGTGCACTTGATGAAGGTGGTGGAGGACTTCATCCACCTCGTGGGGGACGCGCTGAAGGCTTTCCAGAGCTCCCTCATCGTCACCGACAACCTGG TGACCAGTATCCAGCGGGAGCCCGTCTCGGCCGTCTCCAGCGACATCAACTTCCCCATGAAAGGGCGCCGGGGCATGAAGGATTGGGCCCGCAGCTCTGAGGACAAGCTCttcatccccagggaggtgctcAGCCTCGCCTCCGCCG aaACCGAGGAATCGTCCCACTTCGTCATCGGGGCCGTGCTCTACCGCACGCTGGGCCTcatcctgccccctccccg gacTCCCCTGGCCGTCACCTCCAAGGTGCTGATGGTGACGGTGCGCCCGCCGACCAAGCCCGCGGAGCCCCTCGTCCTGGTGGAGCTCTCCCACATCATCAAC GGCACGTCCCACCCGCAGTGCGTCACCTGGGACTACTCGAGGAC GGATGCTGGCTTGGGAAACTGGGACACGGAGAGCTGCCAAACCCTGGAGACCCTCCCCGCGCACACCAAATGCCAGTGCCGCCAGCTCGCCACCTTCGCCGTCCTCGCCCAGCTGCCCCGAGACCTG GCCATGGACCCCTCAGGCACCCCATCGGTGCCGCTGATGATCGGCTGCGCCGTCTCCTGCATGGCCCTGCTGACCCTGCTGGTGATCTACGCTGCCTTCTGGAG gttCATCAAGTCAGAGCGCTCCATCATCCTGCTCAACTTCTGCGTCTCCATCCTGGCCTCCAACATCCTCATCCTCGTGGGCCAGTCCCAGATGCTCAGCAAG GGCGTGTGCACCATGACGGCGGCCTTCCTCCACTTCTTCTTCCTCTCGTCCTTCTGCTGGGTGCTGACGGAGGCCTGGCAGTCCTACCTGGCGGTGATCGGCCGGATCCGGACACGCCTGGTCAGGAAACGCTTCCTGTGCTTGGGATGGG GGTTGCCAGCCCTTGTGGTCGCAGTCTCCGTCGGCTTCACGCGGACCAAAGGCTACGGGACGGCGAGCTA ctgctggctctCGCTGGAGGGCGGTTTGCTCTACGCCTTCGTGGGACCCGCCGCTGTCATCGTGCTG GTGAACATGCTGGTCGGCATCATCGTGTTCAACAAACTCATGTCCCGTGATGGCATTTCAGATAAGTCCAAAAAGCAGCGAGCTGG CTCCAAGCCCCCCCCCTGCGGCAACCTGCTGCTGAAATGCACCAAGTGCGGCGTGGTGTCCAGCGCGGCCATGACCTCCGCCACCGCCAGCAGCGCCAT ggcaTCGCTGTGGAGCTCCTGCGTGGTCCTGCCTCTGCTGGCGCTGACCTGGATGTCGGCCGTGCTCGCCATGACCGACCGGCGCTCCATCCTCTTCCAGGTCCTCTTCGCCGTCTTCAACTCCGTCCAGGGCTTCGTCATCATCACCGTACACGGGTTCCTGCGCCGAGAG GTCCAGGATGTGGTGAAGTGTCAGATGGGGGGGTGCAGGAGCGAGGAGAATGAAAACTCGCCCGACTCCTGTAAGAACGGGCAAGTGCAGATCCTG acAGATTTTGAAAAGGACGTTGACCTGGCGTGTCAGACAG TGTTGTTCAAGGAGGTGAACACCTGCAACCCCGCCACCATCACGGGCACCTTGTCCCGGATCTCCCTGGACGGGGACGAAGATCCCAAGCTCAACACCACCTCGGAGGGTGGGCTGGGTTTCTCCAGCCTTCCAGGGAACATCCCCCCCACCAGCATCCTGGTCCAGGTCCCCAAAATGACACCCAACGTGGTGGCCGGCTTGAGCGAGCTGGGTGACCCGCCGGCACAGCCGCTGAGCCTGGAAGCGCCGGGTCCCGTCTACCTGTGCACGGAGAGCAGCCTGCGGCCCCTGGACTACGGCTGGCTGCGggcccccgagcccccccgcgAGAGCGACTACATGATGCTGCCCCGCCGGACCGGCAGCCTCAAGCCCTTTCCGCGGGACGAGGGTACCCTCGGTCCCGGCACCGAGGAGGGGGTGCCTGGTGGGACAGGACGCCCGGTAGCCGAGGGGGATGCTTACCCCGGCTTTGTCGCGGTGGATCACGTCAACGTGAACTTGAACCAGCCCTACGGGACAGTGAAGACCCCCTACGGCCTCCAGTTCAAGCAGCACCCCACTGTGCGGCAGATCCTGGCCTCGGAGCTGTCGGAGCGCAGCCGCACCATGCCCCGCACCGTCCCGGGCTCCGCCATGAAAGTGGGGTCCCTGGAG aggaagaggtTGCGATACTCCGATCTGGACTTTGAG AAGGTGATGCACACGCGGAAGCGCCACTCCGAGCTCTACCACGAGCTCAACCAGAAGTTTCACACGCTGGACCGGTACCGGGCCCCGGCTGCTGGCTCCTCCAAG CGAGAAAAGCGGTGGAGCGTCTCGTCGGGCGGCGCGGACAAGAGCGTGGCCAAC GATGCGGCCAGCCCTGAGGAGCCGCAGGCGCCGGCCGCGCCACCGAAGCCGTGGAGCACGTTCAAGGCGATGACGCTGGGGTCCCTGCCCAGCGCCCACCGGGACCGGCTGGAGCTGCGCTGCGCGGACTGGGAGGGCCCCTGCGCCGGCCTGGATGTGACCGACGGCGACTTCCAGACGGAGGTGTga